One region of Bubalus bubalis isolate 160015118507 breed Murrah chromosome 15, NDDB_SH_1, whole genome shotgun sequence genomic DNA includes:
- the CCN3 gene encoding CCN family member 3 gives MRATGESLNMQGAQSSSLGLPKQCLCLAFLLLHLLGQVAAAERCPSSCPATCPPKPPTCAPGVRAVLDDCSCCLVCARQRGESCSVLLPCEESRGLFCDRRADPSAQTGICMAVEGDNCVFDGVIYQSGETFQPSCKYQCACQDGQVGCVPRCEEDLLLPQPDCPAPRKVKVPGECCEKWICDSKETGTLGGLQTLPAYRTEATLGVAVSDSSINCIEQTTEWSACSKSCGMGFSTRVTNRNPHCEMVKQTRLCMVRPCDQEHRQPTDKKGKKCLRSIKSIKAIHLQFENCTSLNTYKPRFCGICSDGRCCTPHNTKTIQVEFQCSPGQILKKPVMVIGTCTCHNNCPHSNSSFL, from the exons ATGAGAGCGACAGGGGAAAGCCTGAACATGCAGGGTGCGCAGAGCTCGAGTCTCGGTCTGCCCAAGCAGTGCCTCTGCCTGGCTTTCCTGCTCCTCCATCTCCTGGGACAG GTCGCTGCGGCTGAGCGTTGCCCCTCCTCTTGCCCGGCCACGTGCCCCCCAAAGCCGCCGACCTGCGCCCCCGGGGTTAGAGCGGTGCTGGACGACTGCTCCTGCTGCCTGGTCTGCGCTCGCCAGCGCGGCGAGAGCTGCTCGGTGCTGCTGCCATGCGAGGAGAGCCGCGGCCTCTTCTGCGACCGCAGAGCGGACCCCAGCGCCCAGACTGGCATCTGCATGG CGGTAGAAGGAGACAACTGTGTGTTCGATGGAGTCATCTACCAGAGTGGGGAGACCTTCCAGCCAAGTTGCAAATACCAGTGCGCCTGCCAAGATGGACAGGTTGGCTGTGTGCCCCGCTGTGAAGAGGACTTGCTACTGCCCCAGCCCGACTGCCCAGCTCCCAGAAAAGTTAAAGTGCCGGGGGAGTGCTGTGAAAAGTGGATCTGTGACTCCAAAGAAACGGGGACATTAGGGGGCCTCCAGACCCTTCCAG CCTACAGGACAGAAGCCACTCTAGGAGTTGCAGTCTCGGACTCAAGTATCAACTGCATCGAACAGACCACAGAGTGGAGTGCATGTTCCAAGAGCTGTGGCATGGGTTTTTCCACCCGAGTCACCAACAGGAATCCTCACTGTGAAATGGTGAAGCAGACCCGGCTCTGCATGGTGCGGCCCTGTGACCAAGAGCACAGGCAGCCGACAGACAAG aaaggaaaaaagtgtctCCGTAGCATCAAGTCAATCAAAGCCATCCACCTGCAGTTTGAGAACTGCACAAGCCTGAACACCTACAAGCCCAGGTTCTGTGGGATCTGTAGCGATGGCCGATGCTGCACTCCCCACAACACCAAAACCATCCAGGTGGAGTTCCAGTGCTCCCCAGGGCAGATCCTCAAGAAGCCAGTGATGGTCATTGGGACCTGCACCTGCCACAACAACTGTCCTCACAGCAACTCGTCTTTCCTCTAA